In Caproiciproducens sp. NJN-50, the following are encoded in one genomic region:
- a CDS encoding DUF134 domain-containing protein → MPRPRKCRRVCCMPQVSVFGPEGGTDAADPLLMTVEEYEVIRLIDWNGLSQEEAAAEMGVARSTVQRIYGEARHKLADCIVNGRTLKIGGGNYRLCSNGELCGCRRRCCPSCPDCGTETESKG, encoded by the coding sequence ATGCCAAGGCCCAGAAAATGCAGGAGAGTCTGCTGCATGCCGCAGGTCAGCGTGTTTGGCCCCGAGGGCGGAACCGATGCGGCGGATCCCCTTTTGATGACGGTGGAGGAGTACGAGGTGATTCGGCTGATCGATTGGAACGGGCTCAGCCAGGAAGAGGCCGCGGCCGAAATGGGCGTCGCGCGCTCCACGGTACAGAGAATTTACGGGGAGGCCCGCCACAAGCTGGCGGACTGCATCGTGAACGGCAGAACGCTGAAAATCGGCGGGGGAAACTACCGCTTGTGTTCCAACGGGGAATTGTGCGGCTGCCGGAGAAGGTGCTGCCCGTCTTGTCCGGATTGCGGAACCGAAACGGAATCCAAAGGATAG
- a CDS encoding MATE family efflux transporter, with amino-acid sequence MEKEPFSKRELVRLIWPLVIEQFLAVTIGMADTVMVATSGEAAVSGISLVDAVNTLLIQIFAALATGGAVVASQYLGSQNREGACRSAKQLLYTITAMASGITVLSVIFCRQILRFVFGGIAPDVMSNAQTYYYLTALSYPFMAIYNAGAALYRSMGNSRISMVVSILMNLINIVGNAILIYGFNWGVAGAGTATLLSRIVAAVLMLILIKEKENLIFIENIFRFEFHPDMIRKILAIGVPNGLENGMFQVGKLLVQNLITTFGTSAIAANAIANSVSSFSNIPGNAIGLGLITVVGQCVGAEDYDHAVFYTKRLMKAAYLSMGMINVALFLFAGPIVGVFHLSAAATASASQILTCFAVFNAVIWPVSFTLPNALRAAGDARFTMVTSMLSMWVFRIGFSYILSLLLGLGLPGTWFAMYIDWVVRSLVFLIRFSGGKWKQRRVI; translated from the coding sequence TTGGAAAAAGAGCCTTTTTCCAAAAGGGAACTGGTGCGGCTGATCTGGCCGCTGGTGATAGAACAATTTCTTGCTGTCACGATTGGAATGGCCGATACGGTCATGGTCGCGACCTCCGGGGAGGCGGCGGTATCCGGCATCTCGCTGGTCGACGCGGTCAATACGCTGCTGATCCAGATTTTTGCGGCTCTCGCAACGGGAGGGGCTGTTGTGGCGTCCCAGTATCTCGGCAGCCAGAATCGGGAGGGCGCCTGCCGGTCCGCCAAACAGCTGCTTTATACCATCACGGCAATGGCCTCCGGAATCACGGTGCTCTCCGTGATTTTCTGCCGTCAGATCCTGCGGTTCGTTTTCGGCGGGATAGCGCCCGACGTGATGTCAAACGCGCAAACCTACTATTATCTCACGGCGTTGTCTTATCCGTTCATGGCCATTTATAACGCTGGCGCCGCGCTCTACCGGTCGATGGGAAACAGCCGCATTTCCATGGTGGTTTCCATTCTGATGAACCTGATTAATATCGTCGGCAACGCGATTCTGATTTATGGGTTCAATTGGGGCGTGGCGGGGGCCGGCACGGCCACTCTGCTGTCCCGGATTGTTGCGGCCGTGCTCATGCTGATTCTGATTAAGGAAAAAGAGAACCTTATCTTTATCGAAAATATTTTTCGTTTTGAATTTCATCCCGACATGATACGGAAGATCCTGGCGATCGGTGTTCCAAACGGGCTGGAGAACGGAATGTTTCAGGTTGGCAAGCTGCTGGTGCAGAATCTGATCACTACATTTGGGACTTCCGCCATCGCGGCCAACGCCATTGCCAACAGCGTTTCCAGCTTTTCCAATATTCCGGGGAATGCCATCGGCCTCGGGCTGATTACCGTGGTCGGGCAGTGCGTTGGAGCCGAGGATTACGACCATGCCGTTTTTTATACCAAACGCCTAATGAAAGCGGCTTATCTCTCCATGGGCATGATCAATGTCGCCCTGTTCCTGTTTGCCGGCCCGATCGTCGGGGTGTTCCATCTCAGCGCTGCGGCGACGGCCAGCGCCTCCCAGATCCTGACTTGTTTCGCGGTGTTCAACGCGGTGATCTGGCCTGTTTCCTTTACGCTTCCGAACGCTTTGCGCGCCGCGGGAGACGCCCGTTTCACCATGGTGACTTCCATGCTTTCCATGTGGGTTTTCCGAATCGGGTTCAGCTATATTCTCAGTCTCCTGCTGGGCCTTGGGCTGCCGGGAACCTGGTTCGCCATGTATATCGACTGGGTTGTCCGCTCCCTCGTGTTTCTCATCCGTTTTTCCGGCGGGAAATGGAAACAGAGGAGGGTCATTTGA